The Vibrio syngnathi DNA window AGTGTGACGGCTTTTCCTGGCAATACTGACATATTGGTTGTCTCTACATGGTAAGTAACCGCGTAGGTTTGTTTAATAGGGTGAGGTGACGTTGCAATTTCAGCGGTGTACCCAATCAATTTTTCCTCTGAGCCATACCAATTGATAACAGCGGTTTGATTCGGCTTGAATTCATGAATCAAGTTTTCTGGGACTTGGATTTTAACTTCGAGCTGATCAGGATTGTGAATAGTGAAAGCCGAAATGCCCGGCAGGACTTGTTCAAACTGATCGAAGTTCGATGCCGCAACCACACCATCAAAGGGGGCGAGTAGTTGGGTATAACGAATCGAATCTTTCGCATGGCGTATGTTCTGTTCCACGACTTTAACCGCCGCTTCACTTCTTTCGTAACCGCTGATTGCACGATCCAGATTAACATCGGCAATCGCGTTGTCAGCAATGGCTTGTTTCACTCGAGCAAGTTCAGCCTTAGCTAGCTTGTGTGCGGATTTTGCTTCAAGAGAGCGAGCTTGTAACTCTTCCAACGCGACTTGGTAATCATGAGGGTCTAACTGCGCAAGTGGTTGGCCTTTCTTTACTGACTCACCAACCGAGACCATCATTGTTTGAATCGTGCCAGGCACACGAAATGCGACGCCAGCCGTTTGTGATGATTGCAATTTACCGGTGAAGGATTTTTCAACCTGATGAGAAAGAGGCTCAAGTTGGATCACTTGAATCGGTCGTGTTTGTTTTTGAGGCGCTGTCGCCTCTGAGGTATTACAACCAAACAGGGCGGTTAGGCTTAGTGCGATGACTGTATATTTGAAAATAGGCGTCTGTTGAAATATCGACGAACGCTGAAAAATAGATGAATGTTGAGATATAGGCTTCATGGATTACTCCTGTCAATTTATGGAGTAATTCTATCTTTCAGTCTTGTTTAGATAATCTAGTCTACACGCGAAACACTGTCACATTACTCGTTACAATAGCTATAGTTTTGGAAGTTCTTGTAATAAAAAATCAATCAAAAGCTGCGCGGAATGGCTTAACGCTTTCCGCTGAGGGTAGAGCAGCCATGCTTCTTCTCTTTGAAGATTCTCGTCGGGGAATAGGTTAATCAAGGTGCCGTCTTTGAGTTGTTGTCTTACCAAGAGTTCTGGTAACAACGCGATGCCTCTATGTCGAATTACGCCGCCTTTCACGAAGCCAATGCTGTCGCTGACGACCGAAGGTTCAACTTTGATGGTGTGATCTTTGATCTCCCATTGTTTATCGATGTCGCTACTTGGCCACCTGAAGCAAACAAATGGGTAATTGGTGAGCTCTCTTAGGTTTGAGGGCTTACCTTGTTTCTCTAGAAACTCAGGGCTTGCGACAAAAATACGTTGCAGAACCATCACTTTACGAGCAACCACGTTAGCGTCGCTCAACGTACCACCATGCATCGCGAGGTCTAACCCTTGACGGTACATGTCGACAAAGCCGTTGCTAATGTTGCGAATATCGAGCTCAACCTTAGGGTACATATCTTGGAATTTAAACAGAGTCGACTGCATGATGTCGCTGGTTTCAGGTAATAGACCAA harbors:
- a CDS encoding efflux RND transporter periplasmic adaptor subunit — protein: MKPISQHSSIFQRSSIFQQTPIFKYTVIALSLTALFGCNTSEATAPQKQTRPIQVIQLEPLSHQVEKSFTGKLQSSQTAGVAFRVPGTIQTMMVSVGESVKKGQPLAQLDPHDYQVALEELQARSLEAKSAHKLAKAELARVKQAIADNAIADVNLDRAISGYERSEAAVKVVEQNIRHAKDSIRYTQLLAPFDGVVAASNFDQFEQVLPGISAFTIHNPDQLEVKIQVPENLIHEFKPNQTAVINWYGSEEKLIGYTAEIATSPHPIKQTYAVTYHVETTNMSVLPGKAVTLTTQLGDASSNFCLPYSALVNQSGIEQVFTVKNEQAHGVTVDVVSMSQNTVCVESTLNDGDFVVVSGAQYVMEGQHFSDIQVKSL
- a CDS encoding LysR family transcriptional regulator — protein: MKIVDLKLFTTVVELGSFTAAANALDLPRANVSRRINDLEKSLGIQLFFRTTRSLSLTKSGELYYKELLNALSALDKANYVASNLSEVAHGQIKIGLLPETSDIMQSTLFKFQDMYPKVELDIRNISNGFVDMYRQGLDLAMHGGTLSDANVVARKVMVLQRIFVASPEFLEKQGKPSNLRELTNYPFVCFRWPSSDIDKQWEIKDHTIKVEPSVVSDSIGFVKGGVIRHRGIALLPELLVRQQLKDGTLINLFPDENLQREEAWLLYPQRKALSHSAQLLIDFLLQELPKL